One Skermanella sp. TT6 genomic window, GATCAGCCAGGAGGCGAAGTTGCTCCACTGGATCTGGTAAGTCGAGGTGTAGGCAATGTCGCTGAGCAGGCCACCCAGGAACAGCGGGATAGTGGCGGCGAGCAGCACCGCATGAAAGGGCTGAATCGCCCTTCCCGGTCTTTCATCGTAAGCAACAGCCACAGCGTCTTCTCCTTGCCCGACCAGGCTATGCGCCGATGCACCGAGCGAGATGCATCAGGGAAAGCCCGAATACGAGGCCAACAGAACCAGCGCCCGAAACACCTGCCGAACGTAGTGAAAAAACCAGAACGCACGAACCTTGGTTCCGGGGAGCCATCTGGCTTCGGCGTCGGCCTTCGGCCGAAGCCGACCTACGGCACCCAGGTTCGGGCGTGAAATTCAGGGCGGGCTCGGTTGGATGCGCTTCAGCCGCGCGCCGAACCACAGCGCCGCGGCGAGCGGCGGCGCGGCGGCGGCCAGGAACATGGCCAGGGGACCCTGAGCGGCTGCCAGCAGCCCCGCCAGCGCCGGACCCAGCACGCTGCCGGCCGCCATGCAGAGCAGCGCCGCCGTGAAGCCGAAGGTGCTGCGCCCTGGAAACAGCCGCACGCTCCAGAACGAGAACACCGCGCTCACCATCATGATCGATGCGCCGTGCAGCCCCGAGGCTGCGATCACCGCGATCCACATGGTCGGCGCGACCGCGATCAGGATGAGCGACAGCGCCGCTGCGGCGAAGATCAGGCAAAGCAGCGGCGCAAGCCCGATCCGGGCTTCGATCCGCCCGGTCGCGAGGCCGAGCACGCCGAACACCCCGTAGGCGAGAAAGATCACGACCGAGGCGACCTCGTCCGGAAGACCGGGCAGGCCGCCGGCCGCCACGACCCGGTCCGCCGCGAAGGACAGGAAGATCGCGTTCGTCATCCCGAAGCAGAGCGCCGCGCCGTACAGGGGAACGGCAGCGCGCCGGATGAGGTCGCCCGCCGCCATGCCGGGGGAACGCTCCGGGGCCGGCTTCCGGGCAGGCGGCAGCCCGACCCGCGCGATCGCCGCAAGGGCGAGCCCGCTGAGCGCGAAGCCGACCCAGGCTCCCCGCCAGTCCAGGGCCCCTTCCGTCACGGCGAGCGCGAGCCCGGCGGCGGCCGCGACCCCGAAGGTGGTTCCGGTCGAGACCACGGAAAGCGCGGTGGCGCGCACCTCGCTGGGGACCACGCGCTCGGCCGCGTCGTTGAACGGCGCCCAGCAGAGGCCCGCGCTGGTTCCGGCGAGGGCGATGCCCAGGGCCAGGATGCCGGAGGTCCCGGCCATCGCCACCGTCGCGAAACCGATGGACGCCGCCACGGCGCCCGTGGTGACCGCGACGCGCTCGCCAAATCGCCGGCCGATCCAGGCGCTTGCCGGAAGCGCCGCAAGGAAGGCCAGGAACCCCGCGCTGGCGATCATTCCGGCCATGGACGTGGAAAGCGCGAACTCTTCCCGGAAGGCAGGCAGGAAAAGGCCGAACCCCATGCGGGCCGGACCGAAGGCTACGGCCGTGGCGATCAAACCGGCGGTCGTCAGCCGGACGGTCGGTGTCAACAGGGTCCTCATGCGTTGCCGTCCTCCAGGGCTCCCGTCCCCCTCGCCACCCTGCGAGGACGGGGAGAAGACACGCGCTCCGCGCATGTTCTCCTTCCATGGCGATCGTGCATCGAGCGGAATCGTTTCAGCCCGGCACCGGCAATTTTCGCTGGATCTGTAGAATGCCCTTCGATCCGGAGGGCCGTGGAAGGGCGCCGCTACCGCGCCGCTGTCCTGCCCAGGACTTCGTAGACCACCGTCACGCCGTCGATG contains:
- a CDS encoding MFS transporter, producing MRTLLTPTVRLTTAGLIATAVAFGPARMGFGLFLPAFREEFALSTSMAGMIASAGFLAFLAALPASAWIGRRFGERVAVTTGAVAASIGFATVAMAGTSGILALGIALAGTSAGLCWAPFNDAAERVVPSEVRATALSVVSTGTTFGVAAAAGLALAVTEGALDWRGAWVGFALSGLALAAIARVGLPPARKPAPERSPGMAAGDLIRRAAVPLYGAALCFGMTNAIFLSFAADRVVAAGGLPGLPDEVASVVIFLAYGVFGVLGLATGRIEARIGLAPLLCLIFAAAALSLILIAVAPTMWIAVIAASGLHGASIMMVSAVFSFWSVRLFPGRSTFGFTAALLCMAAGSVLGPALAGLLAAAQGPLAMFLAAAAPPLAAALWFGARLKRIQPSPP